The Apium graveolens cultivar Ventura chromosome 3, ASM990537v1, whole genome shotgun sequence sequence TACAATTAATCTCTTAATTTCACATTTCGACCCCAAAACTAAGAACTCTAATCAAGAATCAGTATACCCAACTGAGAAAAATAATGTTGAGAATCAAAATTCCTGGAACATGAGAATTGAGATAAAATATGGCGATTCCTACCAAAAGAAAGTAAAACCCCAAATGGCGCGTATTACACTTAAACTCTTAATTTCACATTTCGACACCAAAACTAAAAACTCATATCAGAAATCAATATAACCAACTaagaaattaaagaaataaaACAACGGTGACTCCAACCTAGTAGCCATTAAAACACTAATACAAAGCACACACATTACAAGCAATACCTTAATTTCACTAATTTAACCCAAAAACTGAAAACCCATGTCAAGAATCAACATAATCAACTGAAATCTTCAAGAAATAATGAATATGAGAAGCATAATCTTGGGAATTTAAGCTACAAAATCATGAGTCCAACATCGAAAAAAATGTAAACATACAGAGagggggagggagagagagagggagggagggggagggagggagggggagagagagagagagagagagagagagagagagagagagagagagagcgtaGAATTACAGCCTTCATTTCACAAATTCACCCCAAAAACAGAAACCCTAGGTCAAGAACAAAAATACCCAACTGCGAAAATCAACAAAAAAATTGGGGGGGGGCAAGGATTACCTGTACATCGACATTGATCACAGTAGGGTTGGAAAGAGTTCTTGGCAGTTTCTTCAATGGTGTAAAGAGGAATTACAAGGCCTTTAGTTTCATGAACAAGAAAAGTACACCAAATTGGCATTCCATCAATGTTGTAGTCCTCAAGTTGAGCACATTGCTGAAGAAATTGTCGAATATCATCGCGAAAAGGACCCGTAAGAGTAATTGGGCAACCCGGGTCTGCAAATGTGTGGAAATTGTACAGCTTTGgcattctttttcttttcttcaagCTCTCCAGTATTTGCTTCGAATTTGACATTTTTTTTATGATTCTTGATTTTTCTGCCCTCAAGAATTGAAGCTCTTCAGCTATTTATatatgtgtttgtgtgtgtgtaaTTGTGTGCGTGTAAAGTGTAGAGAGAGGAGGGAAAGTTTGTTAAAAAGATTTCAAATATTTGTTAATTAGATTAATCACCCGCTTAATTTAGAGGGATTATGAGATTTGTGTTTACTTTAATGCCCTGGTGATCGAGTTATTTACAAAGGTGACCTAGTTTATGTAcagtattttattttaattgtGGGGGTATTTTTGTCATATAGTATGAGATACTGATTAAGAGTATATATTTGCACCCAAACAGGTCCTTGGCCAAGACAGCAAACCCCACAAAATGGGCCACTTTATGTAACTAACTGGGGATACTCTAACAGGACTGAACATGAACAGAACATAATATCAATAGCAATAAGCCCTGTTTGAAGATGCTCGTATACAAAATGTCGAGAATTAATACTCTGGTAAATTCAGTTAACCGATATTCAGAAGCCGAAAAGTAACCCCTACCATCAATAGGTTATATACAACACAACCCAAATAGGCCTCAATATCCTGGGGCCAAAAAATTTAATATGAACATTTTAGATTTTCACAATCTTAAGGTACGAAATTTTTTAGTAAATTGATGAATACAAAACTTTTCAATTTAATTCAAAAGATTAGGTCATAATGTCGATTAAAAAGAGTTTAAACTTTACTTAATCGAGTATACATTTACACGAGTAGACGAGAAAAAATTTGTAGCTCAAGAAATTTTGTCACCAAAGCGTAATAAAATTCTCACCGTAGATAATAAAACAACAGGTCAGCGAGTAAGGACCACAAAAGAATGATAGATTCACAATATAAAAGCACTTTATTAAGTAAAATTCATACAAATGCGAGGCTGAGACACATGAGATATGTACTTCATGTACCCTGTAAAGTTTTGGTTTATTTGATGTTTCTACTTGATTAGTGTAACATGAGAAGCCGCAAGACCAAATGGAGGATCAAGTTTGGTATTCTTTTTGGTCTCTCCTCCTTTACTTCCATTAATACTTTGCAGTTCATTCTTTTTGGTCTCTCCTCCTTTACTTCCATTAATACTTTGCAGTTTTTGACACATGAAATTTGAAGTTTCTTTATCAGATTCATGTACCCAAAAAATTAGCTTAAAGATTTACCAACTCTATTTTCACAAGGCAATACCATTTTGCAAGTGTAAGATTTTTCAGTTTTTAGATTTGTAATATTCGGGTAATCTGCTTAGAGAAATTTTGCAAGTGACAGCAAATATTCGAGTCAATGAGAAGTTGTGGTGTGTTGCGTAATTGGCATTTGACATTTTAAAGAAGATTTTAGAGTTGTAACTTGCTGGTTGGGTTAAATTGTAATCTCAACGGGGTCAGTCAGGCAGGATGATCGGGTTTTGTACGTTTATAGTGGCGGTGATGGTGAAATTGAGAGGCTGCCTGTGTTCTGCTTGGAGAAAGCTCTACTTTCCCACATGGTTTTTTTCCTTCAAACAATGGGGAAAAAAAAGGACTTCGGGTTTCTTGATGGAAGAACGTAATATATTTTTTAGAATCGCGGATGTGGGTCTTGTTGAGCAGGCACTGCTTCGTCTTCTTCAAAATATTACCACATTAATTTGGCATACGGGTAAGGGTTTTCGCAAGAGTACGTTGAATTTTAACTCGTGTTTACAGGAACATCTACTTCCAGTCATTCGGCACCTGATTTCCTACAGACTGCCTGATAGAGACTCCCTCAGCATCAGGGTAAAGTGAAGTTAAGAAGCATACTTTGGCAATGAGATGAGACAGTGGAAGAGCACCGCAAGTCTACATATAGACTAATCAAAGATGGATTTTAAAATTTTGGATTCTAATAAACTAGAGCTTCAGTTTCGTCTCTTTCTAAAAAGGATCCACCATGAATTGGGGATTATTCCAGTTATTATTGAGTATAAATATCTGCCACTGTTTGTAATTTGGTTACTGATTTGTGGCTGTACTTGGTAAATTTGATAAAACATTTTCGTTTAAACGTTCTGGTATCATTTTCATCACGATCTAATACATTTACCAAGACCGATTTAAGCAGCAAATAACCTTACTGATCGCTCTATGGGAACTTGTGTTTATTTGTCAAGTATAGATGAATGTGTCCATGCCCGAGGGCCAAGGATAAAGAGAGAAGACAGCTTCTATATCTTGTTCAACCATTTTTATTATGTTCAAGTATTGTTTATTGCAATCCTAACTTGACCACTTCCAGCATTGTGCATGTCATTTGGAAACAATCACAAGTCCATAACATATAAATGAACCTGTGGCTGATATCTCTGTTTACCTGCCCCGTGGCATACACCTTTTTCCTGGTTGACATCCACCAGATATTTTTTTCATGAAATATAAAGAAACTTAAGTGATTGACTAAGTTTCCCTTCTGCTCATCTGCATTATCTGTTCCACAATGTTTCCCGTGGTTTTCAGCAGCTGTCGAGGGGAAATCATCCCTTTACACAAGTAAACGTCCTTCTCACAATATGGAGGTTATTTGAACAGTATCCCTGCCAAGGGCGCAGAATTAATGTGAGACCAGCATATATAGCCACATTATCGCTGATAATAACACAGCAATGGACCAACACAGCTGTAGGCAATGAACTTTTTCCATTTAAATACCACAGTAGAATGGAAGTGTTTCGGAGTTAATATAAATAGGGCACAATTAAATTGCTATTTCATACCTCCAATCAAACTTGTGTATTGTTCTGATCAGTTCTAGAAGTTGCAGTGGTAACATCACCTCTATCCAATAtagcttctggtaaaaagactcTGAAAACAGCATAGTGGTGATTTAAGCTTTTCTCTCCTTGCAATCTGTGCAAACTTCCTAGTGCCCCAGCATTGGGATTAGGAAAAGCGTAAAATATACGCTTAATCCGTTGATGAACAAGTGCCATGGCACACCTATCAGATAAAACTACAAAGAATCAGAATTCCGATAATTATTAAAAGAGAACTAGGAAGGGAAACACAGCTGCAGCTACAAACAGAACTTAAAATTATCGTTATTGATGATATCATGATACCACTAAGGTATTCAAAATGGCTACAAAGATACAGTATGTCACGTTGCCTAGAAAGCTTTATATACTTTGGCCACTCAAAATACATGCtcatataaatatataatcatACATTTGGAACATGAAATTATTGAGAAACCCTCGAGAATGAAGGTGTGTAATAGAATTGGGAAGGTTAGTGTAACATGCAGCCTACAGCATAGATAAGCCTTCCCTTCAGTAAATACTTGGTCGAATTACTAGACACGCACTCAACCACATCCCTGTTCGTAataaagtagataaaagattatCAGAGAACTTACATTATGCACGGTTCCCATACAAGGTATATGTCATAACCAGTGCATAAGTAGGGTCTTTCTGGAGTGGAGCCGCATGCATTAGTTTCACCATTTTGCATTCCAGAATCCTCCACCTGAAAAGTCACCTTCAGAGGGTGAGCCTTTGTTAATGGATTGTACATTAAACTGGTAAACATGAAAAATAACTTCATGTGCTCCAGTGACTGCACTCAATTTTTAATTAGAAAGTGCATAAAGTTAGATGCAACACTACTATTACTTCCTTTGCTCCTATCTAATTGTCCCATGGGACAAAATAATCAGACAAATATACTCAATTTTAATCTTAAATTGTTTTTTACCTTTTCTGACTATTAGATTatagaattatataaaaattaggGTTAATTGCACTTTACACCCTACTACTATATTTCAAAAACAAATTTGTACCAGAACTTTAAGAAATTCAGTTTGCACCCTCATACTTCAACTTTGGGATTCATTATGCACCCCTTTTCAGAATTTTGTTGAATTGGGTAGGGGTAAAACCGGAAATTCAACAATATActtaatcaaaataaaatttagcttgttcaaatattattaaaaattgtatattattttatagcaactataaaataataaatttttaattttcaaataaCACTATTAATTTTACATTCGATTATCATTTTTTTAATAtcaatttcaaaaattttattactctacttaattaaatttagttatataatcaaaattaattgttaaaatattttttgtAGAATTACAAAATACTagaattaataatataaatgaaatcaaaactcaaattactattatcatttaaaaaattaaaaacttacaatttaattcaatttttaacattattttaaaaagatatgaAATTAATTTACTTAATATTTTTGCTGAATTTCCGGTTTTGCCCCTATCCCATTCAACAAAATTCTGGAAAGGGGTGCATAATGAATCCCAAAGTTGAAGTATAGGGGTGCAAACTGAATTTTCCAAAATTCTGGTACAAATTTGTTTTTGAAACATAATAGTAGAGTGCAAAGTGCAATTTACTCTAAAAATTAACTATATTCCTCTACTCAAAAAAGGCAACTAACGTTCTCTAACCATAATATACTTCCTTAACTCTCAAAACTGATGCGAGAAAAATATTTTATTGCATAATAAAAACCAGAATATAATTATCAGGGTTAGATATATGAGTTTACTTTTCTTACATGGCCTCTTATGGCAGCATAGGAAATTTTCTAATATCCATTATATTTAAAAAAAGAGTTATTTGCAAAATGCAGCCCCCTGGTTTGGCCCAAATACGTTTTTTACCTATACTTTATATAACTGCACTTTGCATCCCTAACTATTTTTGGCGCGGCAAATTGCACcctttttgttaatttttttaaaattctcaggggtattttaggaaattaaaatatttaattatttttaaaagtttaatTAAGGTTTTTAACCCTCCAAACGATACATTCTGAAAAAAATTAAAGAATGAAAGTTGTAGGGAATGAAAAGATCTTCCTGAAATAAAAAGGTTCAAAACTGAAATATTCTTTTTTATAATTCTTTTTAATAAATTCATTAAGTATAGATTTAATTTAATTTTGGCTTCGTaaaatttttgataattttttaatgttattattttgaaaagattttttcattctctacaacttccgttctttaaatttttttgaaaagtatcatttagagggtcaaaaagcttaaataataatataattataattaaatattttaatttcctaaaataccactgagaattttaacaaatttaacGAAAAGGGTGCAATTTGTCGCGCCAAAAATAGTTGGGGATACAAAGTGCGGTTATATAAAGTATAGGTAAAAAACGCATTTGGGCCAAACCAGGGGGATGCATTTTGCAAATAACTCTTAAAAAAAATTGATGTTGTTCAACAAAGAACCAATTTTCAGCCAGATTGATGCATAATAGTCGACTCCCTGTGTTCTAAAAGGATCCAATTTTGATACTGCCTAAAGCACATCAATAGTTACTATGAGAGAGTACACAATAGAGCTTACATTTGTATTGGTCTTTTGCCTTTTCGAGGGAGAAACTGTTAAAGGGGAATCCACAAAATCAGCTTGACAGCATTTATCACCTACGTGTTCACTAGTAGGGAAGAGATATCTATCTCTGGAAGCAGAATTCTCAATAGCAACCATAGCAGCATGGTGAAAAGGGTGGCGAAAACAACTTGCTTGAGACTGTTGCTCAGCCCACTGCCAAGGATGTAAACAAGAAACATCACTATATGTCCTCTTCTGTGTATTAAAGGAGAAGTTTGAAGTTGAACTTGTATTGGATTGAAGTCCACTTATGATGGAAGGAGAAGATGTGGTTTCGCATGGTTCTAGGTACCCTGCTCCAATACTATTCCTTGTTGAAGTATTGCTCTGAGAGAAAACCTGATCACATGATCTTGCCACCACTTGGTTAGATGTTGGATTTACAATAACAGCAGCATTTACAATCTGCAAGGCAGAAGCAAATTACATGTAAGAAAGAATAAACTGTCCACTTGCAAATGATGATAATAACTTAAACATGGTAAGCTATGAATTGCTAGCTTTAAATTTATCAAGGGTCTAGCTCTCAGTTTGAACATAAACTGACTCTTAGATACCTGTGCAAGGACCTCAGTCAATTGTTTTCACGAATGATTCATACTATATGGACATAGACATTTTAATATAGTCTGCAGGGAAAAGGGAACTGCTATGATATTGATAAAGTAGACTTGTGTGTAAATTGCAACTCTGTAATAACAGAAATACTTGTTTTTGTCTGATCATCTCTGACCCTGATATACAAACTACAAGGGAACTTTTCCTATTATCCATTTGTTCATTATCAAGTATGCAAACTCTTATTTATCCATTTATTCATTATTAAGAGTACAGAAATGACAAGGAAACCTCTTTTGATAAAGAACAGAATCCAGCTAATTGCAAGGCACCTAAGAATCTGTTATGCAGGTAACATTCGCAATAAATGTAGATATTTACCTGACCATCAAAAGATTTTGCTAAATCAACAGCAAATTTCATGAACTCCAAAATTGATTGTGAATTTTCTTCACTAAATCCAGTAATGCCGTCTATATTGCTGTGTAAATAAACA is a genomic window containing:
- the LOC141712691 gene encoding tRNA-specific adenosine deaminase TAD3-like isoform X4, whose protein sequence is MILCPASHDSGQLEDIPSDIAELIESYQLSTFITKVSKYPATSKEEWEEQCKLWPTSYHPPTYNIDGITGFSEENSQSILEFMKFAVDLAKSFDGQIVNAAVIVNPTSNQVVARSCDQVFSQSNTSTRNSIGAGYLEPCETTSSPSIISGLQSNTSSTSNFSFNTQKRTYSDVSCLHPWQWAEQQSQASCFRHPFHHAAMVAIENSASRDRYLFPTSEHVGDKCCQADFVDSPLTVSPSKRQKTNTNVTFQVEDSGMQNGETNACGSTPERPYLCTGYDIYLVWEPCIMCAMALVHQRIKRIFYAFPNPNAGALGSLHRLQGEKSLNHHYAVFRVFLPEAILDRGDVTTATSRTDQNNTQV
- the LOC141712691 gene encoding tRNA-specific adenosine deaminase TAD3-like isoform X2 — encoded protein: MFNYVAAQKSIHTTESLQVTFKAPSLDTHQTVQMPSTGGDIENEESWKILHIPDKPPVPPLLQPTVNVYASVINPKHANTLIRKLNKISLLEDLRHVKRIRKRCVEGNVQLLMILCPASHDSGQLEDIPSDIAELIESYQLSTFITKVSKYPATSKEEWEEQCKLWPTSYHPPTYNIDGITGFSEENSQSILEFMKFAVDLAKSFDGQIVNAAVIVNPTSNQVVARSCDQVFSQSNTSTRNSIGAGYLEPCETTSSPSIISGLQSNTSSTSNFSFNTQKRTYSDVSCLHPWQWAEQQSQASCFRHPFHHAAMVAIENSASRDRYLFPTSEHVGDKCCQADFVDSPLTVSPSKRQKTNTNVEDSGMQNGETNACGSTPERPYLCTGYDIYLVWEPCIMCAMALVHQRIKRIFYAFPNPNAGALGSLHRLQGEKSLNHHYAVFRVFLPEAILDRGDVTTATSRTDQNNTQV
- the LOC141712691 gene encoding tRNA-specific adenosine deaminase TAD3-like isoform X1 translates to MFNYVAAQKSIHTTESLQVTFKAPSLDTHQTVQMPSTGGDIENEESWKILHIPDKPPVPPLLQPTVNVYASVINPKHANTLIRKLNKISLLEDLRHVKRIRKRCVEGNVQLLMILCPASHDSGQLEDIPSDIAELIESYQLSTFITKVSKYPATSKEEWEEQCKLWPTSYHPPTYNIDGITGFSEENSQSILEFMKFAVDLAKSFDGQIVNAAVIVNPTSNQVVARSCDQVFSQSNTSTRNSIGAGYLEPCETTSSPSIISGLQSNTSSTSNFSFNTQKRTYSDVSCLHPWQWAEQQSQASCFRHPFHHAAMVAIENSASRDRYLFPTSEHVGDKCCQADFVDSPLTVSPSKRQKTNTNVTFQVEDSGMQNGETNACGSTPERPYLCTGYDIYLVWEPCIMCAMALVHQRIKRIFYAFPNPNAGALGSLHRLQGEKSLNHHYAVFRVFLPEAILDRGDVTTATSRTDQNNTQV
- the LOC141712691 gene encoding tRNA-specific adenosine deaminase TAD3-like isoform X3 is translated as MFNYVAAQKSIHTTESLQVTFKAPSLDTHQTVQMPSTGGDIENEESWKILHIPDKPPVPPLLQPTVNVYASVINPKHANTLIRKLNKISLLEDLRHVKRIRKRCVEGNVQLLMILCPASHDSGQLEDIPSDIAELIESYQLSTFITKVSKYPATSKEEWEEQCKLWPTSYHPPTYNIDGITGFSEENSQSILEFMKFAVDLAKSFDGQIVNAAVIVNPTSNQVVARSCDQWAEQQSQASCFRHPFHHAAMVAIENSASRDRYLFPTSEHVGDKCCQADFVDSPLTVSPSKRQKTNTNVTFQVEDSGMQNGETNACGSTPERPYLCTGYDIYLVWEPCIMCAMALVHQRIKRIFYAFPNPNAGALGSLHRLQGEKSLNHHYAVFRVFLPEAILDRGDVTTATSRTDQNNTQV